The window TGTAACAGTGAAACCAAGTTGATTTACAGAACGTTGAGcgataaattttttgtcaTCAACAAACCTGTAAAATGGACATtaacgaggaaaaaaacggaacgagcagaggaggggggagggggattGGGTCCAACTGGTACCCCCTCTCCCTTGTTAAGTAGGAATAGTGACAAAACAAAATCGGTGGAAGTAACAGATTACCTAAATGAGAAATATAGAAGTAACACatacagaaggaaaagctTTCTTAACCACATAAAGAACCTAAGTAACgctgaaaaaaatgcattccTTTACACAAATTCTGCCTTATACCTCTACAACGATTTCAATTTCAATCTGGGTGGAAATTCCACAGAGAATAACCATAAAGATAAATTTGTGGAGAAATATTACGTAGAATCCCTTCTAAATTGTGAGACCAACGGTGATGTGTACTACCCGTATAAACTCCCTATATATATGAGTGGTCTTGTTATATGTTGTCGAGATTTACTCATTTACAAGAAATTTTTGCAGATGATTAGGGAAAATAAGCTAGTGCGAAAGTACAGGTGTTTGGTGCATGACCCGTTCGTCTTTGTGGAGAACAACAAAGTGAGATTTTCTCAAGAGGGAGGGTATAACTATCGAAATCGCAGGGGTCTTATTCCCCCTATGGAGGAACCATCAAACACTCACCCCTATGGATACACAAGGAAGAATGATGAAGAGAACAAAATTGATCCAATAAAGGctacccattttttaaaatctctACAAGCACAAAAGGAAGCGAGTGATATGTTCCCctattacaatttttttgcgGACAATCCTTATTCTTCCAGTTACTGCTATCGGTTGGGCGACTTAACCATCgatgaatggaaaaggagAGTAAATTCCACAAAGTGcagtataaaaaaagagggggacAGCAAACATAAATGTAAAACACCTCACAGAGGGGGAAGAGTGACAGCAAGGGATGAAAAGACCCTAAATTTTGACAACTTTATTTCTGCCTTCTTGAAGAGAAGTCGCCCAGTGAAATGTCTCAATCGTGTTTTGTTCAGCCTTCTCCATAGCGATGAAAAAACGATGAGTGAAAGTGACGAATACGACTTAGGGCGCGAGAATGAACCCGGAGTGAATCTCCCCGTTGGCAAGAGGGAGCAGGAGAAAGATAAACATGGTGGCTCATTTGTGAACCGAACAAATGGTAGGCATTTCCATTACGATGTACAGATTCCAAACGAATGTTTGTCCAAAGATGGGAAGATAAAATTCCCCTTATCTCTATACTTCAacgaaggaaattttttcacctttgaCAAGAAGTTGGAAAACAACTCCGTGCCTATCTCTATGATTTACAGAATGGAGAATTATAGGGATTACTTGAAAAGGAATTCAAAAACGTtgtttaaaaaggagaatgtaAATTTATTCTTGGATAAAAATTGCAACGTTTTTATTATCGAATTTGTCTTTCTGGACAACCCCAAGCCTGACTTCATCAGATTCTTCTTTAGCGAACTGAACACACCCATAATTAATGATAGTATATTTGACAGGAATTCTTTCAAACGGGATGCTATTGGTGAAGTGCTTTTGGTGCATCCAGAGGATAGCCACGCAGATTCCTCTCCACGTGTGGGAGGTTCTCCGTTCTTTGATGTAGATACCAATATGGACATTGTAGTGGAACAAGTGGATGGAGTAGAATCTAATACGTACCATTTCGAAAAGCGCGATAGGAAAATTAAGGAGTATTTGCTTAAAGCGAGGGACCCCGACGTTAACGCTTTCACCATCCCTGGAGTGGGGGTAACTTCGCAAGCCTCCGAGCAGaaagtacaaaaaataaatccaaGTAATTTCATCATACAGGAGATGCATCCAAGTGGTAGACACGACAACGGGGGGCATACCTACCCACATAAAAGCggcgaaaaaatgaatatttcCAGTGGAAACACAAATCTGTGTCTGGAATTATTTGAGCTGCAGTTTTTGGATCCAATTAACGGGGATCATGTGAAGATAGAAAATTCCCTTCCCAGGGCGTGgctttaattatatatatatatatatatatattttttttttttttttttttttttttttttttgtttagaAAGTTGTTTTCCCCGTCgcgcataatttttttttagcgtCGTTGTGACGGGGTCGGTTGTTTGACTCAACCCATTTCGCCACTTCTGACTAAACGCAGTGGTGGCTTTAAAAGGTGATACCGTGTTTGGGAAAACattgcgcatttttttttttttttttttttttttttttgtggcacCACGTTGGCGTAGGTTTTATTTTGCGCTTCCAGGGTTATGCAGTTCCGTGGGTACGTGGCTGTACAAGTACGTacgtttgtttgtttgtttgtttctatgtattttttttttttccttttttttttttccttttttttttttccttttttttttttttttttttttcgttccagCGGAGCAACAACTGTCCCACTGGAAAATTAGCACAAATTCGCGTTGGCCTATTTTGCCAACATAGAGTTTTAGAGGGGCAGATCTCTATCGCCCAGCTGAGATCCAACGCGGCAAGGCATTTTTCAAAACAGGTTGCCTTGTTCGATGGACAAACAAACCATTGATGTTTCACTGAGGCTGTTTCTTTCTCGCGTTTACTTGGAACACTTGGTAGTTACGGAAAAAAGCGTAGCATCACTTCTCCTACTGCcaccaaaatgatgaaaatcacgagggaaaggaaaaagtaccgAATTAGCAACCCCTATGATGAGGCGCAGAAGGTAGCCATTAAGGCGAAAGCGgaggagcagaaaaaaagggacccCATCGGACAAAAACAACGCAGcgatgaacaaaatgagcaCGAACAAACAAACGCGGCTGAAAGGTTCATGCAAATTTATAAAGATTACATAGAGACAAATGAAGAAGTagagaagtttaaaaaagtaaatgaaGACCTGCAGGaatcgaagaagaaaactagtagtaggaaaaaaataaaaaaattaaatttgaagctgaaaaaaaataacctcATTGCAAAGTTGGTAAAGAATAAAGCCATCATTAAGGCAGACAGGACGATCATGTCTCTATCAAATAAAAGGAGTGAGAAGAAAATTCTGTCAACCCAAGGAGGGAAGAATAAATCCGACAAGGTCCCTACAAGGACTATCCCCCCAGTTATCGCAAAAGTTCTGCGTGGAAAGaatttgaaggagaaaaacgaaatggatAAGGTAAACGACAAAGGCAATGCCCCAAAGGAGATTCCTAGCAACTGTCTTGGTAGCAAGCCCAACGGTCCTCGTGTGATGAAGACAAAAGAAAACGTGTTGAACCAGTACGACGATATAGTTAAGTCTAGTGGATTTATCCAGAACCCGCTCGAATATGCTAGGCGGGTTATTGAGCAACGCCAGAAGCAGAGCGCCAAAAACAATCCAAATCAAAAGGtggtaaagaaaaacatgACGAAcaagacaaaataaaaggggagaCCTCCTATTTGACGTCTCTACAGATTCATCTTCGATGTATTCGTAACATTGCCAAagttgtgcatttttttttttttttttttttgtttgaaaAATGAGGTGTCTCTCCGCTTGGTGCAGCTCCACCTCGCATGGAACGCGTAATCAGCGTACCCACGGACCACCCCATTTGACGatatttttacctttctaaaaaccttttttcttaaaactAATTTAAGGTGTAATTTAATCATCTTCGTAACTGTTTATAAGGACTTTgtgcatggaaaaaaaaaatgcacgcATCATAGGGAGGCTTCATAAAGCACCGTAACAGAAGGCTCGCCCTCCCCTTGATCCCATCGCTTAATCCACGATGGACAAATGGAATGCCCCATTATATTCCACGTGCAGCGAAAGTGCTAAGTCGGGATGTCTGTATCCCTCATCCCTTCACATGCTTCTTCGGGGCCTGTCcaggaattttatttttaaatttattttgaaCATAGTTATGCATAATCTTTTGCAGCtctatattttcctttagtCCAGGTTGtgcttttaaaatttgttcatcAATTTCTAGCTCTTGTCTCCATTCTCTAGGAACTTCAACtcgtttataattttttaaaatttctggagttttataatttcctttttctctttttaacaCTTCTTCTCTCGCTTTTTCtaaaatctttttttcttcaatcaACTGTGCCAGGTACTCTGGTCTGTCTATATATTCCAGGTCAAAAAAGTTCACTGGCAAATCATTGTCCACTGCTATTTGTGCCTTTTTCGCTAGTTCGTAATCGAACTCTACCATAGCATTCACATTTTCTTGGGTTAAGTTCGCCCTGGGCCTCGTTATGAGTTTCATTTCTAGCAGTTGCGAAACGGCCATGACTcctttaaagggggggggagaaagagaaaaaaaaaaaaaaaaaaaaaaaggggaggataTAAAGTTATGCAATATGCTAAAGAGAGCTCAAGTTACCCATCCagcgtggaaaaaaaataaaaaaaaaagaagacatATATGGAAGGAAGCATGGACATATATTGCAATTACTCTCTTTGACGACAGAGTTCACTCCCCTCCGTTACCTGGATGCGAAATGAAGGTCGTTTTATTTTGACGTACTCCAAAGGATACCAACACATCACACACTTTGTTGGATAGTCGGGTAGcactttttaaaatcatTTTGAGGTCGACATGTGCAAGTGAGTGTAACAGCGTACTATACCCCTGAATGTAGCGTAGAGGTACACAGTGATGCTTCGCTCGTGATGACAGATATGTAGCGGTACACGCCCAATCTCTGAGAATGGAAGGTGGGCGGAAAAGGAAACGCTACAATGGTGCAGTGGCACAGTGCCAACGGGGATGTGCCTATCCGTTCGCGCAGACCCTCAGCTGAAACGCACTAAAAATGACACAACTATTTTTCGACGATTCCTGCATTAGCTTCAAGTAACTGTGTCCGTCGTGCGAGATACAAACGTATGAACATGAATATGCTCTTTTCTCgcgttgcaaaaaaaaaaaaaaaaaaaaaaaaaaaatggcaatttTTATCTGCCGCGCATTGCGTATAAAACACAATTGTACCTCAGCATTcccccaatttttttcctttttcctcccgtttggttttaaaaaataaggtCGAAGAGAAGAAtcaaagaaagggaaaaactaAATGCGTTTCCTACGGATAAATTTACGGGACAATATCTGCTCGCCTTTTGcacttttcgaaaaaaaggtgtaccCATTTGTGCGTGATCGAATAATTAATGTGGTCGctttaaaggtaaaaaaaaaattttcaagtgCACAAATTGGTGCATGCGAGTTGGTcggcatacaaaaaaaaggaattttttttttctttttatctggGCATGGAAACGTTTACCAAGATGGGAGAAATTATCTTCACCCTCTATGTTATACATGTTAATATTTCACTTTTACACTTTCGTACTTTTCCTCAAATGTATCATCCCCCCTCACGGTTTTGGTAAAATGCATAACTGTTGGAAGTACATAATTCAGGATGGATGGGCGTAAAATTAGAAGTACTTTTGTATGTACAAAAGAATCTTTCCCACCGCGGAATTGATAGGAGAATGGATCAAAATTTCTCCGTAGCTACTTTTCACTGGAGAGGCGTTATTACTCCTACCACGCACGCATCGGTGTAATTTTTAACGCTACATGAGCTTATGTGTAACGTCATATGCAATGCAGGTGTGTGTATTTGGACACTCGTCCCCGCATGTCCTGCCTTTTCGCCAAACGTTACTCGATCATGTAGAAAATGCAGAATGGCCCTTCCTGTATATACACCATGTAGGTACTATAGGCAAAAAGGGTAAGCACACACAATTGAATGTTTTCGCAACGTTGAAAgtgtctcttttttttttttttttttttttttcggataTCTGTTCAggcatttttaatttataagtAAAATGTTAGCTCCTCCCCCTggtttccccatttttcatGTCCTCACAGACTGCAATGTTAAACTGGTTGAAACAATTACAACATGGTTGTTTTGAATAGGTcttacaaaaaagaaaataaaaacagttCTTCAATCTGCTACTTCGTTTTAGTGCCATCCGGGGAATAATAAATCCCTTTTGTTGAATTCGTCCATCTGGGTATCATTcgcgtcatttttttttttttttttttttttttttttttttgcatttttttacatatggAACATTTTGTGTACACAGACAGGCTACGCGAGGAATGaggtggaaaataaaaataactaaAAGTACATGTCCATTTGGCAGATCAGTGTGCCAGGTGAAATTAGGCAAACATATGGATCACCTTCACTGGCCCGTAGTTATCATAAAAGGTATATAGTTCCCTCTCTATATCGTACCCTCCACAGGGACCCCAAAGCCTATATCACATTTGCAGCATTCGCCCCTGTGGACACCACTCTTGCGCGATATACTCCTCCGTAGGAGCACTCAAAATGAGTAACGAAACTAGCGGAATATCGCTCATAAAAAACATTGAAAAGAAATCGCTGGAATGCAGAGAAGGCAACGAAATCGTCGTGCTCAAATTGTGCGAATTGTGCAACTGCATACACCCTATATATAAGAAAATATTTGGCGATGGCTTTATAGCTGATATGTTAAtaaaagatttaaaaaattcgacTTCCAAAGTCCAAAAAGCTGTGGAAAAAAACCCTGAGGAGGTTAAATATGTATCCACCATGTATTCgcacaatttaaaaaaataccccAATTTGCAAAAGTTAAAAAGCGATACAGATAACGGAATAGTGGATTTCCTGTGGATGAAGAGGACAATCGAGTTTATAGTCATTTTTCTCGAAAAATGTTATGTGACAAATTATACGTCCAAATTAAATGTGTGTGCCAGGGACGCGTACGATCAAGTGTTGAAAGCTTATCATGGTTTCACAACAGGTAAAGTTGTCACCCTGGCACTGAAGTTATCGCCTTCCAGAGAGACTCTAACTGAAAGATTACAATTCGAGTCGAACGAGCAAGCTCAGGCTCACCTGCAGGAGTGCCTCTCCATAACGAAGCTGTTGATAAGAGATATTTCGAAGACGATAGAGCAGAGTGGCTGCAACTTCACGGACAAGGTTTaggatgggaaaaaagatAACGGACAGGAAAAAGAAtagataaaataaagtaaaatgtGTGTGCTGAGGAATACATCACttttggctgttttttttttttttttttttttttttcccttgcctGTTCAGAATTTTTACAACAGCTGCGTAGTGGCTACCTGCATATTGGACACTTGCCCACGAACGGAGATTTCCCCTTCTGCTGCGTCCATTTGCGTAGATATGTAATTGATCGCTTACACATGTGCCTATaaagtatttattttttttttttatttcatctttGCAACTTGGCCAGTTAATGTGGCTCCCGCGAGGAATCGCCACCGTTGCACTAAATGAAAGTAAAAATTATACCATCtgttgagaaaaaatatggctCCAAGGTTGGATACTAAAAACGGAGGACCATTTTGTTGTGCATAAATGTTTGAACACGCTCATGACACTTCGCCAGTGATAggttattatttatatactcTCTAAAACGGAGTAGAAGATGCAATCGACTGCCAtatcctgttttttttttttttttttgataatcCATTGGGGGAATAACAGGTGATGTGACTGAACAATCGTCACCTTTAAATACACACACTGGTGTGCGAATAAGGCCTATATCCCCATCACTTTGGGGAATCATACACAATAATTTCTGCCTTTCCAGGGAAACAGAgcggaacgaaaaaaagaacatatacATTACATAAAACTGAATTGCCCTTTCCATGCTTGCACGCGAAAGATAATTCTGCCTAGAATGTAACTTGTGGTGTATTTGCACTTCTTCGCGCGTTAAGGGTGATGAAGTATAtcaccataaaaaaaaaaaaaaaaaacacctgaACAAGCAAGCAAAATTTcgtacttaaaaaaaaaaaaaaaaaaaaaaaaaaagaacgaacaaGGAAAActtgatgattttttttaaaaaataaacctCACGGGTAAACAAAACAGAGCTGGAAAGATGCTTAGAAGAACGAACAATTATGTAAATGACTAAGAATGTGCGAAAATGGTATATGaagaaatttataaaatgaaaataagcagaagaaggaatttacTCGACATAAATCACAAGAGTAAGAAGAattaagagaaaagaaaaaaaataaaacaaaataacatgtacatatacagcacattataaatatagggcaatgaaaaataaagaaaaaaaaataacatgtgATAACGAACAACCACACAAAGCCCAGTGGCAACTTCAGTAAAGAGAGAACCACCTACTTAAGCCCCCACAACAAGGTGTTAAACAAAATAGTAGAAAGTGCTAGCATAAATATAGCACAGCATAAAAGAACATGTCGCaatgtaacatttttatatttatggTTACCTCTTCAAAAAGATGAGATGTTAAACTCACTTTTAAAAATCCCATAAACACGTTCACCCAAGATGATGCCGAGAAGCGAAAaccagaaggaagaagaagaatgggaACTGCATCCATTATTTTTATCGAAAATTCCAAACAAAAAGGACATTGATAAGAACCCAGCTCTCTCAGCGTTGATAACATTGAtcaatgaagaagaagaaaaggaagtgtTTAGTTATGAAccgagaagaaaaaatctaaaaaaaaaaatcacagaaAAAGGCCAAATTATCTACAAAAAAGATAGGCGCAATTTATACGAACCCTATcagcaaaacaaaaatgataagataaattattttgaaaaaaaaaacttcggTGGAAATGCGGACATTagtaaggaggaagaggtgtTGGACGTGGAAATGGACGAGGAAGGTACCACTGTGACTACTGCTGAACAGGGAGGGGACCATTCCAGCCAAAATGTGAGTAACAACCAGGAGGCCACAGACCAAACATCCATAGGCGAAGTGTTGGTTTGCTTGTCGATGATGAACTTGAAGCAATAgtggaaaatgaagaggttCCTACCTGCACAACAGCATAGTTGAACTGTTGCACttttgttatttattttttatttattttttccttttttaaattcttcctAGAATCCCCCTTTTAAATTGCTTTTTAGTCCCTCTGTATTTCCCCCACACGATGTACACAATGTGTGGACCGTTTAATCACCCATAAAATATATCCTTGTTTGGAGTGTAAAAACtcgaattatttttaatttttttttttttttttttttttttttgaatttt is drawn from Plasmodium knowlesi strain H genome assembly, chromosome: 7 and contains these coding sequences:
- a CDS encoding glycolipid transfer protein, putative, which translates into the protein MSNETSGISLIKNIEKKSLECREGNEIVVLKLCELCNCIHPIYKKIFGDGFIADMLIKDLKNSTSKVQKAVEKNPEEVKYVSTMYSHNLKKYPNLQKLKSDTDNGIVDFLWMKRTIEFIVIFLEKCYVTNYTSKLNVCARDAYDQVLKAYHGFTTGKVVTLALKLSPSRETLTERLQFESNEQAQAHLQECLSITKLLIRDISKTIEQSGCNFTDKV